In Dyadobacter subterraneus, a single genomic region encodes these proteins:
- a CDS encoding carbohydrate-binding domain-containing protein, with translation MKKVKHSLLTFCSARRILLTAASFFLIFSIISCSKGEEDITTGGSNETGGTISIDTVSTTTAAAEGNTDVAYNEDDLIANSTFSSVVKIAFGTTVEITNPLSAGGVTVTESNGDVIVTSTVSEVEYVLSGTTTNGSVKIYSDKKFKLTLNGVNITNSDGPAINIQSGKRAFVVLTDNTTNSLTDGTTYATSTEDMKGTFFSEGQLIFSGSGSLAIKGNNKHGICSDDYVRMISGAITISSAKSDGIHTNEAFIADGGLVTVTASGDGIQVEEGYIVINNGTFNVTAADKAISAAWDTDTTIDPYIVINGGTINVSSTAGEGIESKSILTINGGSITAKTYDDGLNATTFIYINGGNHYIYSTSNDAIDSNGKLTVTGGKTIAVGAASPEEGFDCDQNTFKVTGGILVGVAGATSSPTASVSTQPSVILGGGTSGQIIHIESSDAAEALTFLIPKTYTTMLFSSPKLKSNVTYTVYTGGSVADGTDFNGLYTSGTYTAGTQSSTFTTSSMVTKSGGSTGPGGR, from the coding sequence ATGAAAAAAGTAAAACATTCTCTATTAACATTTTGCAGTGCACGCAGGATTTTGCTCACTGCGGCCAGTTTTTTTCTGATCTTTTCAATTATTTCCTGTTCCAAAGGAGAGGAAGATATTACTACCGGAGGCAGTAACGAAACAGGCGGAACAATAAGTATTGATACTGTTTCCACAACCACCGCAGCCGCAGAGGGGAATACAGATGTTGCCTACAATGAAGATGATCTTATTGCAAATTCTACATTCTCATCGGTTGTCAAAATCGCGTTTGGAACTACGGTTGAAATCACAAATCCACTTTCTGCCGGCGGTGTTACTGTGACAGAAAGTAATGGCGACGTAATCGTGACATCCACAGTATCGGAAGTTGAATATGTTTTGTCCGGAACAACTACGAACGGATCTGTAAAAATTTACAGCGACAAAAAATTCAAATTGACCTTGAATGGCGTAAATATTACAAATTCTGACGGACCGGCGATTAACATCCAGTCGGGTAAAAGGGCGTTTGTCGTGTTAACAGATAATACCACAAATTCATTGACAGATGGTACAACTTACGCCACCAGTACCGAAGACATGAAGGGAACATTTTTTAGTGAAGGACAACTAATATTTTCCGGAAGCGGGAGCCTTGCCATCAAGGGAAACAATAAACATGGCATTTGCAGTGACGATTACGTCCGTATGATCAGCGGCGCGATAACAATTTCAAGCGCAAAATCAGACGGAATTCATACCAACGAAGCCTTTATTGCTGACGGAGGTTTAGTTACTGTGACTGCTTCCGGCGACGGTATTCAGGTTGAAGAAGGTTACATTGTGATCAACAATGGCACATTTAATGTTACCGCAGCCGACAAGGCAATTTCTGCTGCCTGGGACACTGACACCACCATTGACCCTTATATAGTGATCAACGGAGGAACAATTAATGTAAGTTCCACGGCGGGTGAAGGTATCGAAAGCAAGAGTATTTTAACAATAAACGGCGGATCGATCACAGCCAAAACTTACGACGACGGGCTTAATGCTACAACATTTATTTATATCAACGGAGGAAATCACTATATATACAGTACTTCAAACGACGCGATAGATTCCAATGGAAAACTAACCGTTACAGGAGGAAAAACAATTGCTGTCGGTGCCGCATCACCTGAGGAAGGTTTTGACTGCGACCAGAATACTTTCAAAGTTACCGGCGGTATTTTGGTTGGCGTAGCCGGGGCAACCAGCTCACCAACAGCCAGTGTCAGCACGCAGCCTTCTGTAATTTTGGGTGGCGGGACAAGCGGCCAGATTATTCATATTGAATCCAGCGATGCGGCAGAAGCATTAACCTTTCTGATCCCGAAAACCTACACGACGATGTTATTTTCAAGTCCAAAATTGAAGTCAAATGTAACTTACACTGTTTACACTGGCGGAAGTGTTGCTGACGGAACCGACTTCAACGGATTATATACCAGCGGCACTTACACAGCCGGAACACAATCAAGCACATTCACAACCAGCAGTATGGTAACAAAATCCGGAGGATCAACCGGTCCGGGCGGCAGATAG